The window AGGCCAGAATTGACTTTGCCCATGGTCAAATGTCCAAGATGCGTCTGGATCAAGTGATGAAGGACTTTTACATGCGTAAGTTTGATCTTCTGGTCTGCACCACAATCATTGAAAGTGGGATAGATATCGCAACGGCAAATACGATCATCATCGACCGGGCGTATAAATTCGGATTGGCCCAATTGCATCAATTGAGGGGCCGAGTCGGACGATCACACCATCAAGCATACGCGTATTTACTGGTTCCCAGTACTGAATCGCTTCGTAGCAACGCACGGCGAAGATTGGAGGCAATTGAATCTTTTGACAAACTGGGAGTGGGATACATCATTGCAACACATGATCTGGAAATCAGGGGTGCCGGTACCCTGTTGGGAGATGCCCAAAGCGGTGTTGTGAATCAGATTGGATATTCAATTTATGCAAGGTATCTGAATGACGCCATCGGTGAACTTGACAGCACTGATCAGGGGAAGACTTCTGACGTCGAACTGCCATTGAACAACCATGATGTGGAAATCGATCTGCACGTACCCGCGCTGATCCCCGAAATCTGGATACGGAACGTCAATCATCGTCTGATGCTATACAGAAAAATTGCAACTGCCAAAAACGAACACGAACTCACACAAATCAAATCTGAAATGCGAGATAGATACGGACGGCTGCCCGAAGAAGTCAATTTACTGTTCACTGTCAACGCATTGAAATTGAAAGTAGTTGAGCTGGGCATGATTCGGCTGAAAATACACCGACGAAGCGGTCATATTGTTTTTGGTGGAAATCACCGTGCCAGCGTCGTTGCGATCAGAAGTCTGATCAGTGACTATCCGGGTACGGTCCGGCGGGTCGATTCCGAATCCAAACTGGAATTCACACACAGGCTCAATTCGGCTGAAGATAGAATCGAAAGAGCCTTTTTCATCGTCGATACACTCTGTCTTGCGCCGGAACTCTCCAGCACTCAGTGACATCGGTACTCGACCCCGATGGTTATGCGTTATTGATCTCCAAAAGATAACAATATGTCAATTTGAGATAAATCATGCGAGCTCAAGCTCTTCATATGGCGGGCAGTCAAGAGGTTGAGCAGCAAGTTCCTCTTCAAAGCCGAAGTTTCTCATATCCGTGACACGCAACGGATACAGAATGCCATCAAGATGATCACATTCATGTTGCACGACCCGCGCATGAAAGCCGGATACGGTACGGTCGACTCTCTCACCTCTCTCGTTCAAGCCTGTATAGTGGACATTTGCATGTCTGGAAACCAATCCACGCAATCCAGGCACACTGAGACAACCTTCCCAGCCTTGCTCAAATTCTTCGTCCAACGGTGTGATCGAAGGGTTGATCAAGATCGTAAACGGAACGGATTCAGCGTGAGGATAACGAGGATTGTGATCGACGCCAAAAATAACAATCCTCTTC is drawn from Acidiferrobacterales bacterium and contains these coding sequences:
- the def gene encoding peptide deformylase yields the protein MAIRRILKMGDPQLLQVSSPVLPAEIPQLGGIIEDMIETMNDADGAGLAAPQIGVMKRIVIFGVDHNPRYPHAESVPFTILINPSITPLDEEFEQGWEGCLSVPGLRGLVSRHANVHYTGLNERGERVDRTVSGFHARVVQHECDHLDGILYPLRVTDMRNFGFEEELAAQPLDCPPYEELELA